One region of Ananas comosus cultivar F153 linkage group 9, ASM154086v1, whole genome shotgun sequence genomic DNA includes:
- the LOC109715892 gene encoding protein MAIN-LIKE 1-like, with protein sequence MDDHDEPGPIDTSVLTEQPRHRSTLIREEGYFPVQFTEHGRKKNIWQCEHPAMLDLLRRAGFYYVSRLRRLQLDQSLLGALVEMWRRKTQSFHLRHGEMSITLMDVAVITGLCVDGGVVTGGGSYQWAELYGLLLAVVLQDIRGSEIKIDWLYQHFHDIPLDAPPAIVRATARVYILFEIECSLFPNPSGNRVHLKWLPHLEDFDLCGELAWGAAALAHLYRALGNACIRGKVECCCFGTLVQIWAWDHLHIGRPELVGAQPELVDMPLGCRWNTRLAFRDNVRTTDIEFYRDQLDKQLESQVNKSYSICRILYSMLIYFFFGLKFCFSLNSRRSV encoded by the exons ATGGACGATCATGACGAGCCGGGACCTATTGATACATCCGTGCTGACTGAGCAGCCACGGCATAGATCTACTTTGATCAGAGAGgag GGTTATTTTCCTGTTCAATTTACGGAGCATGGCCGTAAAAAGAACATATGGCAGTGCGAGCATCCTGCGATGTTGGACTTACTGCGACGAGCAGGATTTTATTACGTTTCACGATTGCGCCGCCTACAGCTCGATCAGTCGTTATTGGGAGCATTAGTCGAGATGTGGCGGCGGAAGACGCAGAGTTTCCATTTGCGACACGGAGAGATGAGTATTACATTGATGGACGTCGCAGTTATTACGGGACTCTGCGTCGATGGTGGGGTTGTGACTGGAGGGGGATCCTATCAGTGGGCAGAGCTCTACGGATTACTTCTCGCGGTGGTTCTGCAGGATATTAGGGGTAGTGAGATCAAGATCGACTGGTTATATCAGCATTTCCATGATATCCCCTTAGATGCACCTCCCGCTATTGTTCGAGCTACAGCGAGAGTATATATTCTATTTGAGATAGAATGTAGTTTATTTCCAAATCCAAGCGGGAATAGGGTGCATTTGAAATGGTTGCCACATCTAGAGGATTTTGACCTTTGTGGTGAGTTGGCATGGGGTGCAGCCGCGCTAGCTCATCTTTATCGCGCCCTAGGAAATGCTTGCATCAGGGGGAAGGTCGAGTGTTGTTGTTTTGGGACATTAGTTCAG ATCTGGGCATGGGACCACCTGCACATTGGCCGCCCTGAGTTAGTAGGAGCGCAGCCTGAGCTTGTCGACATGCCACTAGGGTGTCG GTGGAATACCAGGCTGGCTTTTCGGGACAATGTCAGGACTACTGACATTGAGTTTTATCGTGATCAGCTGGATAAGCAGTTAGAGTCTCAGGTAAATAAAAGTTACTCAATCTGTCGAATTTTGTATTCAATGCTAATCTACTTCTTTTTTggattgaaattttgttttagtttgaATTCTAGGAGGTCAGTATAG